The Dehalogenimonas sp. THU2 DNA segment ATGATGCGGTCAACTTCATGAGGCTGAAGCGGCGTCGGTTTACCGCCGGTGCCGACAAATCCGGTGACTCCCGGAGTATTGCGGACGATATTCCAGTTCCGGTCGTTCATCAACATCTGAACAATAACGTAACCGGGCAGTATCTTGCGCCGGATGCTCCGCCGCTGGCCGTTTTTAACTTCGACCTCTTCCTCGGTGGGTACCTCAACCCGGCCGATCTCTTCACTCAGATCCAGTGTCTGAATGCGTTCGCCCAGATTTTTCTTCACCCTTTCCTCATGACCGGAGTAGGTGTGAACCACGTACCACTTCTTATCGTTTTCCGTCAACTCAAGTACCCTTCAGGTTGCGCCTTAAAAAGACCGTCTGCGCTGTTAATCTAAAAGAAACGTATCCACCAGGAAAGACAGGCCGTAATCCAGCGCACCAAGAACCAGTCCCACGCTTGCGGCCACTACCAGCACCATAACGGTCAGTTTCTGTGTCTCCCCGCGAGTCGGCCAGGTTACCTTCTTGAGTTCGGCGATGATATCACCGAAGAAGCTGGGTTTGGGGGGAGCCGCCGGCCTGGTGGCCGGCGGCTTATTCTGCGACTTTTGCATCGTTTGCTTTCGCCCCTGTTCCGTTACTTGGTTTCCCGGAATAAGTGGTGCGTCCGGCAACGAGGACAATACTTATTGATTTCCAGGCGCCGCGCATCATTGCGCTTGTTCTTGGAGGACGTATATACCCTCTCGCTGCACGTGGTGCAGGCGAAGGTGATGATGATCCGGTTCTCTGTCTTAGCCATATTACTCCAGAATTTCGGTGATGGCGCCGGCGCCTACGGTGCGGCCGCCCTCACGGATGGCAAAACGAAGACCCTTTTCCATTGCCACCGGGTAGATCAGATTGATCTTCATCTTGATGTTATCACCAGGCATCACCATTTCCACGCCGGCAGGTAGTTCGATGTTACCGGTTACATCGGTGGTGCCGATGTAGAATTGCGGTTTGTAACCGTTGAAGAACGGAGTGTGGCGGCCGCCTTCGTCCTTGGACAGTACATAAACCTCGGCCATAGCGCTGGTATGCGGTTTGATGGAGCCGGGCTTGGCCAGTACCTGGCCGCGTTCAAGGTCAGTGCGCTCAACGCCACGGAGCAGCAGACCGACGGCATCGCCGGGCTCGGCGCTGTCAAGCAGCTTATGGAACATTTCGACGCCGGTGACCACGACCTTGCGGGAATCATGGTGCAGACCGACGATCTCGACTTCTTCACCGACCTTGACCATGCCGCGATCGACGCGGCCGGTGGCCACGGTGCCGCGGCCCTTGATGGAGAATACGTCTTCAATCTGCATCAGGAACGGCTTGTCCTTGGGACGTTCCGGCATGGGGATGAAGGTGTCGACGGCATCCATGAGTTTCAGGATGCGGCCGCACCACGGGCATTCTTTCTTGCCGCAGGCGCATTCCAGCGCTTTGACGGCGGCGACCCGAACGACCGGGGTATCATCGCCGGGGAACTTGTATTTGTTGAGAAGTTCGCGCACCTCAAGTTCGACCAGTTCCAGAAGCTCTTCGTCTTCCATGATGTCGACCTTGTTAAGAGCTACCACGATGGCCGGAACCTGCACCTGACGGGCCAGCAGTACGTGCTCGCGGGTCTGGGGCATGGGGCCGTCGGGAGCGCTGACCACCAGGATAGCGCCATCCATCTGGGCGGCGCCGGTGATCATGTTCTTGACGAAGTCGGCATGGCCGGGGCAGTCGATATGAGCGTAATGGCGGGTGGCGGTCTCGTACTCCACGTGGGAGATAGCGATGGTCATACCGCGGGCTTTTTCTTCAGGCGCGTTATCGATGGAATCGAAACTGCGCTTCTGGGCCAGACCGGCGGCGGCCAGCACCGTGGTGATGGCGGCGGTCAGCGTGGTCTTGCCGTGATCGACGTGACCGATGGTGCCGACGTTGGCATGAGGTTTGGAACGATCGAACTTCTGTTTAGCCATTGTATTATTTTTCCCCCTTTAGATTTCTTTTATCTGGAGCCCACAATCGGATTCGAACCGATGACCCCGTTCTTACCAAGAACGTGCTCTACCTGCTGAGCTATGTGGGCAACCGTAACATTATAGGTTTTCCCAACTGTGTTGTCTAGCCACCAAGGTATAAAAAACTGGAGAGGACTGGGTTCGAACCAGTGAAGCCCTTTCGAGCGGCAGTTTTACAGACTGCTCCGATTAACCACTCCGGCACCTCTCCACGTGCGGCGGCTAAGCCCGAGAGGGGATTCGAACCCACTAACCTACCGATTACAAGTCGGTTGCGCTACCATTGCGCCACTCGGGCAGACGCTGGTCATTCTTCCGAACGGCCAGACCTCTGCTTTTTCAAACAGAAAGACATTATATGTAATCTGGCACGTCTACGTCAAGAAACGTACGACCCGGCAGCATAGTATGATTACGGTTTGTCGGGGTTACCACGGTATCTCGATGCGCCGGAAAGCCTCGGCCATGATAAACTCTTCGCCATCAGCGGCCGCCGAGGCCCGTGCCTTGATCCGGTCCAGCCGGTCCATGAAATCGGCTTCCACCTGGCTTTTGTGGCATTTTATGGCCTCAAGTTTAAGGGTAAAGGTCGATGTAATATCAGACTTGTAATTGGAGTCTTCAGCGCCGGCCAGCCAGACCTCGCCCACTTTATGCGGTTCATAGCCGTTAGCCAGGAGGTCGGGGTAGGCCAGATGGTCGCGAGAATACGGGAAAACAGCGTCCATGACCGCCTCTCCGCATTGCCGGTGATCCCGGTGCCACCAGATGTAACGCTGGTAGGGGGAGTGAGTGATGACCAGGTCCGGACGATAACCTCTAACGAGGCGCACCAGTTCCTTGCGCAGATCCGGCGTGGCTTCGAGTCCCTGGTCGGGATACCCTAAAAACACCACTTCGGCCACTCCAAGTACCGCCGCCGCCGCCCGCTGTTCCACCATGCGGATTTCGACTAGCTTTGCAGGGGTCATATCGCGGTCGGAAGTGCCTTTATCCCCCGCGGTGCAGATGACATACACCACCCGCTTGCCTTCCCGGGTCAACCGGGCGATGGTGGCGCCGGAAGAAAACTCCGGGTCATCCGGATGGGCCATTATTACCAGAACGTCAGCTTTATCCATTACGCGTTACCTCGATAGTCCTCGATGCCAGAACCTTCCGGTAAACGCTAACGGCGCGTTCGGCAACGGCATCCCATCCGAAATCCCGCACGGAAGCATGCAGAGCATCCCGATCGATAGAATCCCTATTCAACCATGCCTCCAGCGCTTCCGCCATGTCCGCAGGGTCGTTGCCCGGCGTCACCGTTCCGGAGAAACCTTCCTTTATAAGCAACCGGGCGGCGCCGACATCGGCGGAAACCACCGGTACGCCGCAGGCGACGGCTTCAAGCGCCACCATGCCGAAGGTCTCGGAATAGGAGGGTACCGCCACCACATCGGCAGCGCTGTAATAACGCGGCAATTCACGCTGGGGAACAGCACCGATAAATTGAACCTTCTCATCGATTCCGAGCACGGCGGCCTGTTGTTTCAACCGTTCGAGAGCCGCCCTGCCGTATTCATCACCGCCAATGACGATCAGGCGGCAGTCCGGGGTCTTTACTAGACTCATCGTTCGGATCAACCGGTCGATGCCTTTGAGCTTGTCCAACCGGCCGACGTAGAGAACAGTGGGTGCCGCCGAAAGACCCAGTTTTTGCCGAGCCGCCGTCTTATCGACCGGACGGAAAAGATCGAGGTCAACGCCACAGGGCACGACACTGATCTTGCCCCCGGCGCATTCATGGTGCCGGATAACGGAAACTCTCTCTTTTTCGGTGCCGGAGAGGATATGGCAGCAGCCGGAAACGATATCCTGCTCCGTCACTAACCGCAAGGCTGGTTCAGGCTCGCCTAAACCCAGCTCATCCTTTGCCGCCCCGACCGTGTGGAAGGCGAAGACGTGCGGTATTTCCCAGTCCGCGGCCAGTTTCAGCCCCACTTCACCGGACAGCCAGTAGTGGCTGTGGATGAGATCGTAATCCGCACCATCCTGCGCCCGGAAGTCCTCGAGGTTTTCACAGAACTCCCGCAGGTGGTTGTACTGCGTGAGTTTACCCATTTCCTCGACGGCGCCGGCGCGGATATGGATCAGGCGAACCCCCGGGGCCAGGCGTTCCCATTCGGCGTCTTTCGGATCATGGGCACGGGTATAGATATCCACCGAATGACCCCGCCGCCCGAGCGCCGCCGCCAGTTCCCGGATATACACGTTCATGCCGCCGGTATCGCGCCCGCCCGGCTGCCCGATCGGACAACTGTGCACCGACAGCATGGCGATACGCAGAGACTTATCAGCCACCGGACAGCTCTATCCGGCAACGGGAGATCGGCATCTCCCGCCCGCCCAGATGGTATTTATATACCTCGGCGCCCTTGAGAAAATCGTATCTGATCATCTTTTGCTCGATAGCATCCTGAATGGAATAAACCTTGGATAGCAACCCGACACTGAGGCCGGAACGCTCCGGCTCGTAACCGCTGTTATAAAGATATCGGGTTCCATTATAATCGAAACACATGATACTGGCTACCGTTTGACCGTCCAGTTTCAGGTGACCGAAGCGCAGCCAACCAGCTTCATGCATCGCAGTCGATAGTTGATTGAAGTAAGACTCCATCTCTTCAGTCATGAACTCGGCTTTGTCCTGACGGCTGATACGCAAGAGGCGCAGGAGCGTGCGCAATTCACCCGCGATATCCTTTGGTGGCTTTATGTCAAATTCCAGGCTTCCGGCATCCCCCAGGCGGCGGCCTTTCCTTTTTAACTCATGGCGCTGGTGGGTTGAGAGCGCCGCCAGATACCCGACCCAATCATCCGGCAAAGGCATTTCAAGGGTAACATCGGTGTCTTCGGATTCGACCGGAAGGGATCGCTCCCGCGCTAACGGCAGCAGGTGTGTCATGACCTTCGAATCCGGCCGCAAGGACTCCAATTCGAGCCTCCGGACACCGGCGGATTTCAATTCATCGAGCACCGTGGTGAAAAATTCGGATTCCTTGCCATCAGCGACGATAAAATCAAGATAATCGCAAACATTGGCGCTGCCGATAAATCGGACGGTATCGCCTTTCCTCCGTAGCGGGGCTATACCGATGACCGTATCGTCACGGAGGACCAATCTGAGGAAAAGCTCATCGTCCCCCCCGAAGCTCTTCCACCAGGCGTCGATCCATTGCGGTGATACGAAGGGATGAGGCGCGGTGAGACCGTGTGAGATACCCGGCCACTCCGAAATGAACTCGCCGGTGCTTAGAGGTTTATGGGTAAACGGCATATAAATAAGGATAGCATGAGGCTTTCGACTTGTCATCCCCGGAACGTGTAGCATCCAACACTGTAGATTAAGATGCGACTATTAAAAATAACCATTGCAAAAACCTATTCCCAGGCATAGACTTATTCTTGAAATTTCCACGAGGAGGACAAACCGGTGGTTGAAAACATCAATTCCTACCCAGCCAGCCTGTCGATCGATTACCCGGATAAACCGCGAGACAGGGTGAGCGTCGCCTTCCGCCTCTTCATGGTTATCCCCATCGCAATAATTCTGACTTTAATCAGCGGCGGAGTCTCACAATACACTGTCGACAAAATAACCTACTCCTGGGGTAGTGCCGGGGGCATAATTTTCGCGGCCGCTGTAGCGATGATACTCTTCCGTCAGAAATACCCGCGCTGGTGGTTCGACTGGAACCTGGCTTTCGCCCGTTTCAATTACCGGGTCACGGCCTATATGGGGCTGCTGCGCGATGAGTACCCCTCAACCGACGAGGAACAGTCCGTTCACCTGGATCTGGTCTACCCTGATGTTAAAAAAGACCTGAACCGCTGGTTGCCGCTGGTAAAATGGTTCCTGGCCATCCCGCACTATATTGTGCTGGCTTTCCTGATGATAGCCGTCATCGTTTGCGTCATCTTTGCCTGGTTCGCCATCCTGTTCACAGGTTCCTATCCCAGGGCGCTCTTCGACTTCGTTGTCGGCGTGATGCGCTGGGGGCTGCGGGTTTCCGCCTATTCGGTCCTGCTGATTACCGACCGCTACCCGCAGTTCAGCCTGGAACCGTAGCTTAGGGCATCATGTTCTTGTCTTCGACGCCGACCAGGATGTCGTTGCCTTCCACCTTGACCTGATAAGTCAGCTCATCGGCGGTGGAGGGGAACTGGATCGGGCCCATTTTCGGTCCGCGCAGGTTTTTGCCGGTGGTGATGTCGAACTGGCTGCCGTGCCGGGGACAGGTTACGACATTGCCCTCGATGGCGCCTTCCGACAGGTCACCGCCCATGTGGGTGCACCACCGTCGTAAGGCATAGAAATTACCCCCGTGATTGAAAACGACCACATCATGTTCACCGATTCTGGCTGGCTTGCTCGCGCCCTCGGCGATCTCATCTTTGGCGGCTACTGTAATAAATTCCACGATGTCGTTTTCCATCCTTTTTCAGGTATTTATTCCTTCTTCATCATAAACCTGAATGTAAGTTAAGGCAAAAATTCCCGTGAAGACGCCGACCCGCTGCAACAATGACCAGTGGGTGTTTTACCTTTATGCCACAAAGGGCGAGGTTAACAATAGGAAATTGACCTAACTTGAAATATAAGTCAAGATTAATGATATGAAGTTATATACGGAGCAAGGACCGGGGTCCGGCCGCCATTCAGGCACCGACTTAACTCTAACCCCACTGCTCAGATCGTCTCGACAAGGGGACCGGGCAGCCATGTATCAGGATGAGAGTCCAAATAACATGAAGGAGACCTATCAACCTTGAAACCCGTCTGGCGCATTTTCAGTTCGGTTCGGTTGGCATTATGGATCATCCTGCTTCTGGCACTGGTGAGTATAGCCGGAGTTCTTCTCAGGCAGATGCCACCGGCGGTAACCGCCGACCCTGAATTAGTAGAACTGTGGTTGGAACAGATCGCTCAACCGGCATACGGCGGTATGACCAGCGTCTATAATTTCTTTGGTCTCTTCGATGTGTTTCATTCACCGATTTTTCTGATATTGGGTGGGGTACTCATCATCAATATCACCGTCTGCTCATTGAAACGGTGGCCTTCCCTGGTAAAAATCGGCCGGGGCGTGAATACGGATAGCGCCGCCCGGTTGCTGGATAAAGGTAACGCTACCAGAGGCACCAGCAAACTATCAGCTGCAGAAGCAACCACCACCTCAAAAGGTTTCTTCACAAGGCGCGGCTACCGTGTAAGAGAACATTTGGCAGACGGCGGCACGGTTCTGGTAGCAGATAAAAACCGTTTCGCGCCCTGGGGTACTTATGCCATCCACTTGAGCCTAATCCTGCTGATCGCCGGATACATATTCGGAAGCTATTCGGGCTATACCGATGACGCTTTTATTGTCGTGGAAGGCGAAACCCGGGCGGTAGGTTTCCCCTACGATGTCTCCATCCGCCTCGAATCGTTCGAGGACGAATATTATACCGACGGTTCCCCGAAAGACTATCGTGCCCAGGTGGAGTTGTTAGTCAATGCCCAGGTGGTTGAAGAAGGTTTGATCCGTGTGAACTATCCAATGGATTACGACGGACTGAAAATCTATCAATCTTTCTTCGGCCCCGCGGTAACATTGCTGATCAACGACGGTGAAGGACAGGAGATATTTCACGGACCCGTCACCCTGCCCAATCCATTTACAGTTGATGGGTTGTCGCGAAGCTCCGGCAGGTTGGACCTTCCCGGTAATGATATCTTTGTTTTTATCATCAATTCCGCCGGTCCCGCCGACCCAATAATCCCCCCGGGCGAGGTCCGCCTTGAGTTTTATGAGGGTTCCCTCCCGGAAAGCGAATTCATCGACGGTCTGAATACCCAGGTAGGCACCGCATTAGAATTCCAAGGCAACTCCTTCACTGTGGAAAACGAGTTACAGTTCTCTGGTTTCCAACTCAGAGAAGACCCCGGTCTATGGATGATCTGGACTGCCTTCACCCTGTTTATGATCGGCCTCGGTGTTGTCTTTTACTACCCCCATCGGCAGATCATCATCGCCGTTCATCCTGAAGTTAAGGGCAGCCGTTTTTCCTACAACATCCTGGGTAAGAAAGACTTAAATCCGGAAGAAATTCAGTCTTTCACCCAGGCCATTGGTGCAACCGGCCAGATCCAGCCGAAAAAACTTGAAAGGAAGTCATAGTCCATGCAGGCTATCTTTTTCTGGGCCAGTCTTCTTGCCCTTGGTTTCATCACCCTTTTGTTGATCGCTTACATCATAAGTCTTCGGAACGCCCGGGCGCAGGGCACGGGTGGCGGAACGATTCAGCAGATTCTCCTGGGCCTGATGGTCCTCGTTTTTATCCTACTGACAGGTGTTATTGCCACGCGCTGGATAGACACCGGCCATGGTCCTTTTTCAAGCATGTATGAATTCGCCATCGCCTTCTCCTGGGGTATCGTGGGTCTGGGGATCCTCTATTGGGCGCGTTTCCGGGTAATGCTGGTTTCCGGTGCATCCTCGTTGATTGCCCTCGCGCTGTTAGCTTACGCCGCCTTCCAACCGTCGGAAGCCTCGGAACTGGTACCCGCTCTGCAGCAAAGTTTTCTGCTATCTACACATGTCGCCGCCGCCGCGCTATCCTACGGTGCCTTCACCATCGGTTTCGTCTGCGCCATAATGTTCCTGATGCAGCGAAAACAGGTTAAACGCTGGATGCCGTCACCGGAAACCCTCGATCGCATCAGCTATCACACGGCCATCGTCGGGTTCCCATTACTCACCCTGGTCATCATCCTGGGGGCAATTTGGGCCGAGTATTCATGGGGGCGCTACTGGGCGTGGGATCCCAAGGAAACAGCTGCCCTGATCACCTGGTTCTTCTATGCCGCGTATCTGCATACCAGGGTACTCAAAGGCTGGCAGGGCACCCGTTCCGCGATACTGCTGGTTATTGCTTTCATCGCAGTCATTTTCACGTTTTTCGGCAATTATTTCTTTTCGGGACTGCACGCTTTCGAGGTAGTGTAACCGGTCGCGAGTCGGGAGTTATGAGTCGCGGGTGAAAACCGAAAACAAAAAAGGCCGGTGGCGAGAGCCAACCGGCCTTTTATATTCACCCTTCGATATGATTAAGGGAACGGGGTTGCTAGTGTTTTTTCCCCGCCATTGCGGCGTGCGCCTTGGCGATGCACCGGTCCATGATCACCGTCAGGCCGGCCTCACGCGCTTTCGCCGCCGCGGCCTCATTGATCACACCCTCTTGAAGCCATAACACTTTCGCTCCGACGGCGATAGCCTCATCCACAATGGGCATGACCTTGTCCGAAGCGCGAAACACGTTTACTACCTCTATCGGGCCCGGCACGGACGCCAAGTCCGGGTAGCTTTGCCTTTCCAGGACTTTGTCGACGGTGGGGTTGACCGGTACCACCCAGTAATTGTTATCGCGCAAGTAAGCAAAGACCTTGTTCGAGTGCCGTTCGGGATCCGGCGAGGCACCAACAATGGCGATATTGCGATATCGGGTCAGTATCTCTTTTTCAACATTCATAACAATCACCTCAAATAAAGTCTTTCAACAATCCGGTGATGCTCTTCGGGTCCAGTTTTTCTTTCATCACAGGTGATTGTCCAGCCACACCGACATATTCATCGAACGTCTCGCGCTCGTTTCGGTAGATAACACCGGTGGGTATCTTGTCGCCCCACTCCAAAGCTTTTTGGAAAGCCGCTGCCCGATCGCCGGGATCGTAGCCTTTCTCATCCTCTAACTTGTACACCCGCTCACGGTACCAGTCATATGTATTCTTCTTGTTGAAGCTGACACACGGCTGGAGGATCTCGATGAGGGCGAAGCCTTTATGCTTGACCCCCTGCGCTATCAGATCAGCCAGATGTTCAATATCTCCGGCAAAGCCGCGGGCGATAAAACTGCAATCGCAGGCCACGGCGACAGCCAGGGGATGCATAGCCACCCAGGCCCCATCAGGATTCATTTTAGTGGTAAAACCCAAATCTGTGGTAGGTGACGCCTGTCCTTTGGTCAGGCCGTATACCTGGTTATTATGCACCAGATAGGTCAAATTCGGATTGCGGTTCACGGTGTGCAGAAAGTGATTGCCGCCTTCGCCGTAAGCATCGCCGTCGCCGCTCTCGGCAATAACCACCAGGTCGGTGTTGACCATCTTGGCTGCCAGCGCCGCCGGCAGCGGGCGGCCGTGAAGTCCGTTGAAAACATTAGCCCGTGTATAATGGGGCAGCTTAGCCGCCTGGCCGATACCCGAGACCATGAGTACTTCATGGGGCGCCAGTTGCAATCCCACCAGCGCTTTGTCGACCGAGCGCAGGATTCCAAAGTTGCCGCATCCGGGGCACCAGGCACTTTCGGAAGCCGGGCTGTAGTCGTCGATGGTCACCTTTTCTTTTTGTTTGGCCGGCATGTTCACGCCACCTCCCGTTCGAAGTGCTCAACGATGTACTCGGCGGACAACGGCCGCCCGTCATAACGGGCGATATGCCCATCCATCTTTATGCTGGTCTCGGTCCGGATGAGGCGTCCGAGTTGTCCAGTAGCGTTGCTCTCGATAACAATGTTCTTGGCTACTCCGGCCAGATTCTTGACCAGCACTTCAGCGGGGAAAGGCCAGAGTTCATTGAAATGAATGACGCAGGCGCTGACGCCATTAGCTTCCAGCAGGCAAGCCGCTTCCTCGATAGCCCCGCGACTGCTGCCCCAGCCGATTAGATTGAATTTTGCCTTTTCCCTGTGGTGGAAGGCCGGTTCGCCGACCTCTTTTTGAAGTCCTTCATGCTTACGCATCCGCTTTTCCACCATCAGCCGCCGGGTCTCGGCGTCTTCGATGATATGGCCTGCCTCGCTATGTTCATCGGAATCAGCGACAACCAGAGCTTTGCCCTGTCCGGGGAAAGCCCGCGGTGAAATCCCTGATTTGGTATACGCGTAGCGCTTGTATTCTCCGGCTTTATTCGCCTCTTTATCGGTCAGCAGGTCTCCGCGTTCGATGACGACCGCATCAAGATCGAAGGGCGTGACGGTGTAGTAGGAATCAGCCATCTCATGATCGGTCAGGATGATGGCCGGGCTCTGATACTTTTCGGCCATGTTGAAAGCCTTGACCGTCAGCCAGAAAGCCTCCTCAGCATTGGCCGGCGCGGCGATGAAGCGGGGAAACTCACCGTGACCGGCATGCAGAGCAAAGAGCAGTTCCCCCTGCTCGGTGCGCGTCGGCAATCCGGTAGACGGGCCGGCGCGCTGCCCCAGGACGATAACCACCGGCGTCTCGGTCATACCCGCCAGGGACAAACCCTCCACCATGAGGCAAAAACCGCCGCCGGAGGTAGCTACCATGGAACGCGCCCCGGTGAAACCGGCGCCGACGGCCATGTTGATAGCCGAGATCTCGTCTTCAGCCTGTATCACCAGCACCCGGAACTCTCTTCCCTTATCGGCCAGGTATTCCAGAATCGGCGTCGAAGGGGTCATCGGGTAACCGGCCACAAACCGGCAACCGGCGGCCAGCGCCCCCAGGGCTACGGCTTCATTCCCGGAGATCAGCATTTTACCGGAGCTTTTTCCAGCCTTCAGGCGTTCTGTATAATCTTTCGGGCGATGCTGTTGAGCAAATTCGTAACCCGCTTTCGCCGCCTTGATGTTGCCCTCAACCACCTTATCGCCGTGACGCCCATATTCCTCCCGCAACACCCCGATCAGTATCTCAAGATCGTAATCGAGCAATCCGAGCGCGGCCGCGCTGGCCACCGTATTGGTCATGCGCAGGCTGCCCGCCTTCTCCTCGGCGATCTTTTCAATGGGGATGTCGA contains these protein-coding regions:
- the nusG gene encoding transcription termination/antitermination protein NusG, with protein sequence MTENDKKWYVVHTYSGHEERVKKNLGERIQTLDLSEEIGRVEVPTEEEVEVKNGQRRSIRRKILPGYVIVQMLMNDRNWNIVRNTPGVTGFVGTGGKPTPLQPHEVDRIITQMEAEAPRVKVGFKKGQSVRVIDGPFIDFIGMVDEVNTEKGKVKVLLSLFGRETPVELDFLQVEKL
- the secE gene encoding preprotein translocase subunit SecE, which codes for MQKSQNKPPATRPAAPPKPSFFGDIIAELKKVTWPTRGETQKLTVMVLVVAASVGLVLGALDYGLSFLVDTFLLD
- the rpmG gene encoding 50S ribosomal protein L33, with the protein product MAKTENRIIITFACTTCSERVYTSSKNKRNDARRLEINKYCPRCRTHHLFRETK
- the tuf gene encoding elongation factor Tu, whose protein sequence is MAKQKFDRSKPHANVGTIGHVDHGKTTLTAAITTVLAAAGLAQKRSFDSIDNAPEEKARGMTIAISHVEYETATRHYAHIDCPGHADFVKNMITGAAQMDGAILVVSAPDGPMPQTREHVLLARQVQVPAIVVALNKVDIMEDEELLELVELEVRELLNKYKFPGDDTPVVRVAAVKALECACGKKECPWCGRILKLMDAVDTFIPMPERPKDKPFLMQIEDVFSIKGRGTVATGRVDRGMVKVGEEVEIVGLHHDSRKVVVTGVEMFHKLLDSAEPGDAVGLLLRGVERTDLERGQVLAKPGSIKPHTSAMAEVYVLSKDEGGRHTPFFNGYKPQFYIGTTDVTGNIELPAGVEMVMPGDNIKMKINLIYPVAMEKGLRFAIREGGRTVGAGAITEILE
- a CDS encoding PIG-L deacetylase family protein, producing MDKADVLVIMAHPDDPEFSSGATIARLTREGKRVVYVICTAGDKGTSDRDMTPAKLVEIRMVEQRAAAAVLGVAEVVFLGYPDQGLEATPDLRKELVRLVRGYRPDLVITHSPYQRYIWWHRDHRQCGEAVMDAVFPYSRDHLAYPDLLANGYEPHKVGEVWLAGAEDSNYKSDITSTFTLKLEAIKCHKSQVEADFMDRLDRIKARASAAADGEEFIMAEAFRRIEIPW
- a CDS encoding glycosyltransferase, which produces MADKSLRIAMLSVHSCPIGQPGGRDTGGMNVYIRELAAALGRRGHSVDIYTRAHDPKDAEWERLAPGVRLIHIRAGAVEEMGKLTQYNHLREFCENLEDFRAQDGADYDLIHSHYWLSGEVGLKLAADWEIPHVFAFHTVGAAKDELGLGEPEPALRLVTEQDIVSGCCHILSGTEKERVSVIRHHECAGGKISVVPCGVDLDLFRPVDKTAARQKLGLSAAPTVLYVGRLDKLKGIDRLIRTMSLVKTPDCRLIVIGGDEYGRAALERLKQQAAVLGIDEKVQFIGAVPQRELPRYYSAADVVAVPSYSETFGMVALEAVACGVPVVSADVGAARLLIKEGFSGTVTPGNDPADMAEALEAWLNRDSIDRDALHASVRDFGWDAVAERAVSVYRKVLASRTIEVTRNG
- a CDS encoding GNAT family N-acetyltransferase, giving the protein MPFTHKPLSTGEFISEWPGISHGLTAPHPFVSPQWIDAWWKSFGGDDELFLRLVLRDDTVIGIAPLRRKGDTVRFIGSANVCDYLDFIVADGKESEFFTTVLDELKSAGVRRLELESLRPDSKVMTHLLPLARERSLPVESEDTDVTLEMPLPDDWVGYLAALSTHQRHELKRKGRRLGDAGSLEFDIKPPKDIAGELRTLLRLLRISRQDKAEFMTEEMESYFNQLSTAMHEAGWLRFGHLKLDGQTVASIMCFDYNGTRYLYNSGYEPERSGLSVGLLSKVYSIQDAIEQKMIRYDFLKGAEVYKYHLGGREMPISRCRIELSGG
- a CDS encoding DUF4389 domain-containing protein; this translates as MVENINSYPASLSIDYPDKPRDRVSVAFRLFMVIPIAIILTLISGGVSQYTVDKITYSWGSAGGIIFAAAVAMILFRQKYPRWWFDWNLAFARFNYRVTAYMGLLRDEYPSTDEEQSVHLDLVYPDVKKDLNRWLPLVKWFLAIPHYIVLAFLMIAVIVCVIFAWFAILFTGSYPRALFDFVVGVMRWGLRVSAYSVLLITDRYPQFSLEP
- a CDS encoding Rieske 2Fe-2S domain-containing protein — protein: MENDIVEFITVAAKDEIAEGASKPARIGEHDVVVFNHGGNFYALRRWCTHMGGDLSEGAIEGNVVTCPRHGSQFDITTGKNLRGPKMGPIQFPSTADELTYQVKVEGNDILVGVEDKNMMP
- a CDS encoding cytochrome c biogenesis protein ResB, which produces MKPVWRIFSSVRLALWIILLLALVSIAGVLLRQMPPAVTADPELVELWLEQIAQPAYGGMTSVYNFFGLFDVFHSPIFLILGGVLIINITVCSLKRWPSLVKIGRGVNTDSAARLLDKGNATRGTSKLSAAEATTTSKGFFTRRGYRVREHLADGGTVLVADKNRFAPWGTYAIHLSLILLIAGYIFGSYSGYTDDAFIVVEGETRAVGFPYDVSIRLESFEDEYYTDGSPKDYRAQVELLVNAQVVEEGLIRVNYPMDYDGLKIYQSFFGPAVTLLINDGEGQEIFHGPVTLPNPFTVDGLSRSSGRLDLPGNDIFVFIINSAGPADPIIPPGEVRLEFYEGSLPESEFIDGLNTQVGTALEFQGNSFTVENELQFSGFQLREDPGLWMIWTAFTLFMIGLGVVFYYPHRQIIIAVHPEVKGSRFSYNILGKKDLNPEEIQSFTQAIGATGQIQPKKLERKS
- the ccsB gene encoding c-type cytochrome biogenesis protein CcsB; protein product: MQAIFFWASLLALGFITLLLIAYIISLRNARAQGTGGGTIQQILLGLMVLVFILLTGVIATRWIDTGHGPFSSMYEFAIAFSWGIVGLGILYWARFRVMLVSGASSLIALALLAYAAFQPSEASELVPALQQSFLLSTHVAAAALSYGAFTIGFVCAIMFLMQRKQVKRWMPSPETLDRISYHTAIVGFPLLTLVIILGAIWAEYSWGRYWAWDPKETAALITWFFYAAYLHTRVLKGWQGTRSAILLVIAFIAVIFTFFGNYFFSGLHAFEVV
- a CDS encoding CoA-binding protein; translated protein: MNVEKEILTRYRNIAIVGASPDPERHSNKVFAYLRDNNYWVVPVNPTVDKVLERQSYPDLASVPGPIEVVNVFRASDKVMPIVDEAIAVGAKVLWLQEGVINEAAAAKAREAGLTVIMDRCIAKAHAAMAGKKH
- a CDS encoding thiamine pyrophosphate-dependent enzyme, with translation MPAKQKEKVTIDDYSPASESAWCPGCGNFGILRSVDKALVGLQLAPHEVLMVSGIGQAAKLPHYTRANVFNGLHGRPLPAALAAKMVNTDLVVIAESGDGDAYGEGGNHFLHTVNRNPNLTYLVHNNQVYGLTKGQASPTTDLGFTTKMNPDGAWVAMHPLAVAVACDCSFIARGFAGDIEHLADLIAQGVKHKGFALIEILQPCVSFNKKNTYDWYRERVYKLEDEKGYDPGDRAAAFQKALEWGDKIPTGVIYRNERETFDEYVGVAGQSPVMKEKLDPKSITGLLKDFI